One genomic window of Numida meleagris isolate 19003 breed g44 Domestic line chromosome 1, NumMel1.0, whole genome shotgun sequence includes the following:
- the SLC35F2 gene encoding solute carrier family 35 member F2 isoform X3, giving the protein MPLPGAAPRRAQSSAGREAAAPPFFPRGRAGLLRRSLRSRAAGAGLQQRRAMEAAGAAGAAAGAAAQDAAEAEAPPTGAAAAAPRRLLALLRDKMCTWHILKTILLGQILSLFICGTAVTSQYLAEQYQVNTPMFQSFINYSLLLLVYTTMLAFRTGGDSLLQILKQRWWKYIFLGLADVEANYMIVKAYQYTTLTSVQDSEIQIGSGLLLKVISLCTQLLDCFGIPVLMALSWFILRARAIVEHRDIMKIQWNWKIALLFIVFALCMFGLYSFMPVVIKVTSATSVNLGILTADLYSLFFGLFLFYYKFSGLYILSFVIIMVGFILYCSTPTHTAEPTTVPQPCSAGLDNAALKLDENDSATPAVTVQFMSGESVVVSTD; this is encoded by the exons ATGCCCCTCCCGGGGGCGGCCCCTCGGCGGGCACAAAGCTCCGCTGGCCGCGAGGCGGCGGctcctcccttcttccctcgCGGCCGTGCCGGGTTGCTGCGGCGCTCGCTCCGTTCCCGCGCGGCGGgcgcagggctgcagcagcgcCGCGCCATGGAGGCGGCCGGGGCCGCTGGGGCTGCCGCTGGGGCTGCCGCTCAGGATGCTGCTGAGGCCGAGGCGCCGCCGACCGGGGCCGCCGCAGCCGCTCCGCGCCGGCTGCTGGCGTTGCTGCGTGACAAGATGTGCACATG gcatattttgaaaacaatactTCTGGGCCAGATCCTGTCCTTGTTTATCTGTGGGACTGCTGTTACAAGCCAGTACCTGGCAGAACAGTACCAAGTGAATACTCCAATGTTTCAAAGTTTTATCAACTATTCTTTGCTTCTTCTAGTTTATACAACAATGCTGGCATTTAGGACTG GTGGTGACAGTCTTCTTCAAATTCTGAAGCAGAGGTGGTGGAAGTATATTTTTTTGGGACTGGCTGATGTTGAGGCCAATTACATGATTGTAAAAGCCTACCAGTACACAACTCTCACGAGCGTACAG GATAGCGAAATCCAGATTGGAAGTGGCCTTCTACTCAAAGTCATTTCTCTGTGTACACAGCTACTGGATTGTTTTGGGATTCCTGTGCTGATGGCTTTGTCCTGGTTCATTCTCCGTGCAAG AGCCATTGTGGAACATAGGGATATAATGAAAATTCAATGGAACTGGAAAATTG CATTACTGTTCATAGTATTTGCCCTGTGTATGTTTGGGCTGTACAGCTTCATGCCAGTAGTGATTAAAGTTACAAGTGCAACCTCGGTCAACTTGGGCATTCTGACTGCAGACCTCTACAGTCTTTTCTTTGGACTATTCTTGTTTTACTATAAG TTTTCAGGTCTTTATATCCTGTCCTTTGTCATCATCATGGTGGGCTTCATCCTGTATTGCTCCACTCCAACTCACACTGCAGAGCCCACCACCGTGCCGCAGCCATGCAGCGCTGGCTTGGACAATGCTGCACTGAAGCTTGATGAAAACGACAGTGCAACGCCAGCTGTAACCGTACAGTTCATGAGCGGAGAATCCGTGGTGGTCAGCACTGACTGA
- the SLC35F2 gene encoding solute carrier family 35 member F2 isoform X2, protein MPLPGAAPRRAQSSAGREAAAPPFFPRGRAGLLRRSLRSRAAGAGLQQRRAMEAAGAAGAAAGAAAQDAAEAEAPPTGAAAAAPRRLLALLRDKMCTWHILKTILLGQILSLFICGTAVTSQYLAEQYQVNTPMFQSFINYSLLLLVYTTMLAFRTGGDSLLQILKQRWWKYIFLGLADVEANYMIVKAYQYTTLTSVQLLDCFGIPVLMALSWFILRARYRLIHFIAVAVCLLGVGTMVGADILAGRQDSEGSDVVIGDVLVLLGASLYAISNMSEEYIVKNLSRVEFLGMVGLFGTIISGLQLAIVEHRDIMKIQWNWKIALLFIVFALCMFGLYSFMPVVIKVTSATSVNLGILTADLYSLFFGLFLFYYKFSGLYILSFVIIMVGFILYCSTPTHTAEPTTVPQPCSAGLDNAALKLDENDSATPAVTVQFMSGESVVVSTD, encoded by the exons ATGCCCCTCCCGGGGGCGGCCCCTCGGCGGGCACAAAGCTCCGCTGGCCGCGAGGCGGCGGctcctcccttcttccctcgCGGCCGTGCCGGGTTGCTGCGGCGCTCGCTCCGTTCCCGCGCGGCGGgcgcagggctgcagcagcgcCGCGCCATGGAGGCGGCCGGGGCCGCTGGGGCTGCCGCTGGGGCTGCCGCTCAGGATGCTGCTGAGGCCGAGGCGCCGCCGACCGGGGCCGCCGCAGCCGCTCCGCGCCGGCTGCTGGCGTTGCTGCGTGACAAGATGTGCACATG gcatattttgaaaacaatactTCTGGGCCAGATCCTGTCCTTGTTTATCTGTGGGACTGCTGTTACAAGCCAGTACCTGGCAGAACAGTACCAAGTGAATACTCCAATGTTTCAAAGTTTTATCAACTATTCTTTGCTTCTTCTAGTTTATACAACAATGCTGGCATTTAGGACTG GTGGTGACAGTCTTCTTCAAATTCTGAAGCAGAGGTGGTGGAAGTATATTTTTTTGGGACTGGCTGATGTTGAGGCCAATTACATGATTGTAAAAGCCTACCAGTACACAACTCTCACGAGCGTACAG CTACTGGATTGTTTTGGGATTCCTGTGCTGATGGCTTTGTCCTGGTTCATTCTCCGTGCAAGGTACCGACTGATCCATTTCATCGCGGTTGCTGTCTGCTTGCTGGGTGTCGGAACAATGGTGGGTGCTGACATTTTGGCAGGGAGGCAGGACAGTGAAG GAAGTGACGTGGTGATTGGAGATGTCTTAGTTCTTCTGGGTGCTTCTTTGTATGCCATATCTAATATGAGTGAGGAATACATTGTGAAAAATCTGAGCAGAGTCGAGTTTCTAGGAATGGTGGGCTTGTTTGGGACTATTATCAGCGGTCTACAGCT AGCCATTGTGGAACATAGGGATATAATGAAAATTCAATGGAACTGGAAAATTG CATTACTGTTCATAGTATTTGCCCTGTGTATGTTTGGGCTGTACAGCTTCATGCCAGTAGTGATTAAAGTTACAAGTGCAACCTCGGTCAACTTGGGCATTCTGACTGCAGACCTCTACAGTCTTTTCTTTGGACTATTCTTGTTTTACTATAAG TTTTCAGGTCTTTATATCCTGTCCTTTGTCATCATCATGGTGGGCTTCATCCTGTATTGCTCCACTCCAACTCACACTGCAGAGCCCACCACCGTGCCGCAGCCATGCAGCGCTGGCTTGGACAATGCTGCACTGAAGCTTGATGAAAACGACAGTGCAACGCCAGCTGTAACCGTACAGTTCATGAGCGGAGAATCCGTGGTGGTCAGCACTGACTGA
- the SLC35F2 gene encoding solute carrier family 35 member F2 isoform X4, whose protein sequence is MPLPGAAPRRAQSSAGREAAAPPFFPRGRAGLLRRSLRSRAAGAGLQQRRAMEAAGAAGAAAGAAAQDAAEAEAPPTGAAAAAPRRLLALLRDKMCTWHILKTILLGQILSLFICGTAVTSQYLAEQYQVNTPMFQSFINYSLLLLVYTTMLAFRTGGDSLLQILKQRWWKYIFLGLADVEANYMIVKAYQYTTLTSVQLLDCFGIPVLMALSWFILRARAIVEHRDIMKIQWNWKIALLFIVFALCMFGLYSFMPVVIKVTSATSVNLGILTADLYSLFFGLFLFYYKFSGLYILSFVIIMVGFILYCSTPTHTAEPTTVPQPCSAGLDNAALKLDENDSATPAVTVQFMSGESVVVSTD, encoded by the exons ATGCCCCTCCCGGGGGCGGCCCCTCGGCGGGCACAAAGCTCCGCTGGCCGCGAGGCGGCGGctcctcccttcttccctcgCGGCCGTGCCGGGTTGCTGCGGCGCTCGCTCCGTTCCCGCGCGGCGGgcgcagggctgcagcagcgcCGCGCCATGGAGGCGGCCGGGGCCGCTGGGGCTGCCGCTGGGGCTGCCGCTCAGGATGCTGCTGAGGCCGAGGCGCCGCCGACCGGGGCCGCCGCAGCCGCTCCGCGCCGGCTGCTGGCGTTGCTGCGTGACAAGATGTGCACATG gcatattttgaaaacaatactTCTGGGCCAGATCCTGTCCTTGTTTATCTGTGGGACTGCTGTTACAAGCCAGTACCTGGCAGAACAGTACCAAGTGAATACTCCAATGTTTCAAAGTTTTATCAACTATTCTTTGCTTCTTCTAGTTTATACAACAATGCTGGCATTTAGGACTG GTGGTGACAGTCTTCTTCAAATTCTGAAGCAGAGGTGGTGGAAGTATATTTTTTTGGGACTGGCTGATGTTGAGGCCAATTACATGATTGTAAAAGCCTACCAGTACACAACTCTCACGAGCGTACAG CTACTGGATTGTTTTGGGATTCCTGTGCTGATGGCTTTGTCCTGGTTCATTCTCCGTGCAAG AGCCATTGTGGAACATAGGGATATAATGAAAATTCAATGGAACTGGAAAATTG CATTACTGTTCATAGTATTTGCCCTGTGTATGTTTGGGCTGTACAGCTTCATGCCAGTAGTGATTAAAGTTACAAGTGCAACCTCGGTCAACTTGGGCATTCTGACTGCAGACCTCTACAGTCTTTTCTTTGGACTATTCTTGTTTTACTATAAG TTTTCAGGTCTTTATATCCTGTCCTTTGTCATCATCATGGTGGGCTTCATCCTGTATTGCTCCACTCCAACTCACACTGCAGAGCCCACCACCGTGCCGCAGCCATGCAGCGCTGGCTTGGACAATGCTGCACTGAAGCTTGATGAAAACGACAGTGCAACGCCAGCTGTAACCGTACAGTTCATGAGCGGAGAATCCGTGGTGGTCAGCACTGACTGA
- the SLC35F2 gene encoding solute carrier family 35 member F2 isoform X1, whose product MPLPGAAPRRAQSSAGREAAAPPFFPRGRAGLLRRSLRSRAAGAGLQQRRAMEAAGAAGAAAGAAAQDAAEAEAPPTGAAAAAPRRLLALLRDKMCTWHILKTILLGQILSLFICGTAVTSQYLAEQYQVNTPMFQSFINYSLLLLVYTTMLAFRTGGDSLLQILKQRWWKYIFLGLADVEANYMIVKAYQYTTLTSVQDSEIQIGSGLLLKVISLCTQLLDCFGIPVLMALSWFILRARYRLIHFIAVAVCLLGVGTMVGADILAGRQDSEGSDVVIGDVLVLLGASLYAISNMSEEYIVKNLSRVEFLGMVGLFGTIISGLQLAIVEHRDIMKIQWNWKIALLFIVFALCMFGLYSFMPVVIKVTSATSVNLGILTADLYSLFFGLFLFYYKFSGLYILSFVIIMVGFILYCSTPTHTAEPTTVPQPCSAGLDNAALKLDENDSATPAVTVQFMSGESVVVSTD is encoded by the exons ATGCCCCTCCCGGGGGCGGCCCCTCGGCGGGCACAAAGCTCCGCTGGCCGCGAGGCGGCGGctcctcccttcttccctcgCGGCCGTGCCGGGTTGCTGCGGCGCTCGCTCCGTTCCCGCGCGGCGGgcgcagggctgcagcagcgcCGCGCCATGGAGGCGGCCGGGGCCGCTGGGGCTGCCGCTGGGGCTGCCGCTCAGGATGCTGCTGAGGCCGAGGCGCCGCCGACCGGGGCCGCCGCAGCCGCTCCGCGCCGGCTGCTGGCGTTGCTGCGTGACAAGATGTGCACATG gcatattttgaaaacaatactTCTGGGCCAGATCCTGTCCTTGTTTATCTGTGGGACTGCTGTTACAAGCCAGTACCTGGCAGAACAGTACCAAGTGAATACTCCAATGTTTCAAAGTTTTATCAACTATTCTTTGCTTCTTCTAGTTTATACAACAATGCTGGCATTTAGGACTG GTGGTGACAGTCTTCTTCAAATTCTGAAGCAGAGGTGGTGGAAGTATATTTTTTTGGGACTGGCTGATGTTGAGGCCAATTACATGATTGTAAAAGCCTACCAGTACACAACTCTCACGAGCGTACAG GATAGCGAAATCCAGATTGGAAGTGGCCTTCTACTCAAAGTCATTTCTCTGTGTACACAGCTACTGGATTGTTTTGGGATTCCTGTGCTGATGGCTTTGTCCTGGTTCATTCTCCGTGCAAGGTACCGACTGATCCATTTCATCGCGGTTGCTGTCTGCTTGCTGGGTGTCGGAACAATGGTGGGTGCTGACATTTTGGCAGGGAGGCAGGACAGTGAAG GAAGTGACGTGGTGATTGGAGATGTCTTAGTTCTTCTGGGTGCTTCTTTGTATGCCATATCTAATATGAGTGAGGAATACATTGTGAAAAATCTGAGCAGAGTCGAGTTTCTAGGAATGGTGGGCTTGTTTGGGACTATTATCAGCGGTCTACAGCT AGCCATTGTGGAACATAGGGATATAATGAAAATTCAATGGAACTGGAAAATTG CATTACTGTTCATAGTATTTGCCCTGTGTATGTTTGGGCTGTACAGCTTCATGCCAGTAGTGATTAAAGTTACAAGTGCAACCTCGGTCAACTTGGGCATTCTGACTGCAGACCTCTACAGTCTTTTCTTTGGACTATTCTTGTTTTACTATAAG TTTTCAGGTCTTTATATCCTGTCCTTTGTCATCATCATGGTGGGCTTCATCCTGTATTGCTCCACTCCAACTCACACTGCAGAGCCCACCACCGTGCCGCAGCCATGCAGCGCTGGCTTGGACAATGCTGCACTGAAGCTTGATGAAAACGACAGTGCAACGCCAGCTGTAACCGTACAGTTCATGAGCGGAGAATCCGTGGTGGTCAGCACTGACTGA